One window of Penaeus chinensis breed Huanghai No. 1 chromosome 3, ASM1920278v2, whole genome shotgun sequence genomic DNA carries:
- the LOC125039409 gene encoding sodium-dependent phosphate transport protein 2B-like isoform X3 — protein sequence MDNGHVNTAYNGDAPTKAADKEREVQERSKAKENDPWAIVELVEDSGPKWSDMSTSDKVKRVLLNTAKVCTALGLLYMFICSLDFLSASFRLIAGKTTGDVLNNEYVKNPIVGLMIGILVTVLVQSSSTSTSIIVSMVSAGILNVHEAVPMIMGSNIGTSVTNTIVSLTQVGDRNEFRRAFAGATVHDMFNWLTVFTLLTIEIATGLLETMTTAMVADLGWASGGGEVKLLKYLTEPFTKIVIQLDKEVLNAWGTGQGELANETSLIKRYCKKECIEASTTAPLLLTQTGASECEKVGVPHSCHFLFYETSLTDSQVGIILLISSLLILCTALVFIVKILNSMMKGKMAMIIKKTINADIPYVPWLTGYIAILVGAVMTFLVQSSSIFTSTLTPLIGIGVISVERSYPLTLGSNIGTTTTALLAAMAGEGQGLVSAIQIALVHLFFNIFGILLFYPIPFMRFPIPLSKKLGDTTAKYRWFAIMYLVVMFFFLPGFIFLLSLGGKYALYFVGLPLLILFVLVVILNVMQSKCPQILPNVLKNWNWLPKPLHSLSPYDKCCLALPCCKSCRDATEESNELEKVEVEKTTGIENQAYDSNDTRF from the exons ATGGATAACGGCCACGTGAACACCGCCTACAATGGCGACGCGCCTACGAAAGCAGCGGACAAGGAGCGGGAGGTCCAGGAGCGCAGCAAGGCGAAGGAAAACGACCCCTGGGCCATCGTCGAGCTCGTGGAGGATTCGGGACCCAAGTGGAGTG ACATGTCAACATCAGACAAGGTGAAGCGGGTTCTTCTAAATACGGCCAAAGTCTGCACGGCCCTCGGTCTCCTGTACATGTTCATCTGCTCCCTTGACTTCCTCAGCGCCTCCTTCAGGCTCATCGCTGGAAAGACGACAG GTGATGTCTTGaataatgaatatgtaaagaACCCGATTGTGGGTCTGATGATTGGAATCCTGGTGACTGTGCTGGTGCAGTCTTCTTCAACCTCAACCTCAATCATAGTGTCTATGGTCTCAGCCGGCA TCTTGAATGTGCATGAGGCTGTACCCATGATCATGGGATCCAACATCGGAACTTCTGTAACGAACACCATCGTCTCTTTAACCCAG GTGGGAGATCGAAATGAATTCCGCAGAGCATTTGCTGGGGCCACTGTCCACGATATGTTCAACTGGCTGACTGTTTTTACACTTCTCACTATTGAAATTGCAACAG GATTGCTAGAAACAATGACAACAGCTATGGTAGCTGACCTGGGATGGgcttcaggaggaggagaagtaaagcTTTTGAAATATCTTACTGAACCATTCACTAAAATTGTTATCCAG CTGGATAAGGAGGTCCTGAATGCTTGGGGCACAGGCCAAGGAGAACTTGCCAATGAAACTTCTTTGATCAAGCGTTACTGCAAAAAAGAATGCATTGAAGCATCGACTACAGCACCTCTCCTTTTAACACAAACCGGCGCAAGTGAATGTGAAAAAGTCGGCGTGCCACACTCCTGCCACTTCCTGTTTTATGAGACCTCTCTCACAGACTCCCAAGTCGGCATTATCCTTCTCATTTCATCTCTCTTGATCCTGTGCACAgctcttgtttttattgtcaagATTCTAAACTCCATGATGAAAG GAAAAATGGCGATGATCATTAAGAAGACCATCAATGCTGATATTCCATATGTACCCTGGCTTACTGGATATATTGCTATCCTTGTTGGAGCAGTGATGACATTCCTTGTCCAGTCATCATCAATCTTTACATCAACACTTACGCCCCTTATTG GCATTGGTGTTATCTCTGTTGAAAGATCATACCCCCTTACTCTTGGAAGTAATATTGGAACGACTACAACAGCGCTCTTGGCAGCTATGGCTGGCGAGGGACAGGGACTTGTTTCTGCTATACAG attgccTTGGTGCATCTCTTCTTCAACATCTTCGGCATTTTACTGTTCTACCCCATTCCATTCATGAggttccctatccctctttctaagAAGCTGGGAGACACTACAGCAAAATATCGGTGGTTTGCTATCATGTACCTCGTCGTGATGTTCTTCTTTCTCCCTGGATTcatcttcttgctttctcttg GTGGAAAGTATGCTCTATACTTTGTTGGTCTACCTTTGTTGATCTTATTTGTATTAGTTGTCATCCTCAACGTTATGCAGAGCAAATGCCCGCAAATTCTTCCCAATGTATTGAAGAACTGGAACTGGCTGCCCAAACCACTCCACTCACTCAGCCCGTATGACAAATGCTGCCTGGCTCTTCCCTGCTGTAAATCCTGCAGAGATGCCACAGAGGAAAGTAATGAACTTGAGAAAGTTGAAGTAGAGAAAACTACAGGTATAGAGAACCAAGCCTATGATTCAAATGACACTCGGTTTTAA
- the LOC125039409 gene encoding sodium-dependent phosphate transport protein 2B-like isoform X2, translated as MYSEVKMDNGHVNTAYNGDAPTKAADKEREVQERSKAKENDPWAIVELVEDSGPKWSDMSTSDKVKRVLLNTAKVCTALGLLYMFICSLDFLSASFRLIAGKTTGDVLNNEYVKNPIVGLMIGILVTVLVQSSSTSTSIIVSMVSAGILNVHEAVPMIMGSNIGTSVTNTIVSLTQVGDRNEFRRAFAGATVHDMFNWLTVFTLLTIEIATGLLETMTTAMVADLGWASGGGEVKLLKYLTEPFTKIVIQLDKEVLNAWGTGQGELANETSLIKRYCKKECIEASTTAPLLLTQTGASECEKVGVPHSCHFLFYETSLTDSQVGIILLISSLLILCTALVFIVKILNSMMKGKMAMIIKKTINADIPYVPWLTGYIAILVGAVMTFLVQSSSIFTSTLTPLIGIGVISVERSYPLTLGSNIGTTTTALLAAMAGEGQGLVSAIQIALVHLFFNIFGILLFYPIPFMRFPIPLSKKLGDTTAKYRWFAIMYLVVMFFFLPGFIFLLSLGGKYALYFVGLPLLILFVLVVILNVMQSKCPQILPNVLKNWNWLPKPLHSLSPYDKCCLALPCCKSCRDATEESNELEKVEVEKTTGIENQAYDSNDTRF; from the exons ATGTATTCCGAGGTCAAG ATGGATAACGGCCACGTGAACACCGCCTACAATGGCGACGCGCCTACGAAAGCAGCGGACAAGGAGCGGGAGGTCCAGGAGCGCAGCAAGGCGAAGGAAAACGACCCCTGGGCCATCGTCGAGCTCGTGGAGGATTCGGGACCCAAGTGGAGTG ACATGTCAACATCAGACAAGGTGAAGCGGGTTCTTCTAAATACGGCCAAAGTCTGCACGGCCCTCGGTCTCCTGTACATGTTCATCTGCTCCCTTGACTTCCTCAGCGCCTCCTTCAGGCTCATCGCTGGAAAGACGACAG GTGATGTCTTGaataatgaatatgtaaagaACCCGATTGTGGGTCTGATGATTGGAATCCTGGTGACTGTGCTGGTGCAGTCTTCTTCAACCTCAACCTCAATCATAGTGTCTATGGTCTCAGCCGGCA TCTTGAATGTGCATGAGGCTGTACCCATGATCATGGGATCCAACATCGGAACTTCTGTAACGAACACCATCGTCTCTTTAACCCAG GTGGGAGATCGAAATGAATTCCGCAGAGCATTTGCTGGGGCCACTGTCCACGATATGTTCAACTGGCTGACTGTTTTTACACTTCTCACTATTGAAATTGCAACAG GATTGCTAGAAACAATGACAACAGCTATGGTAGCTGACCTGGGATGGgcttcaggaggaggagaagtaaagcTTTTGAAATATCTTACTGAACCATTCACTAAAATTGTTATCCAG CTGGATAAGGAGGTCCTGAATGCTTGGGGCACAGGCCAAGGAGAACTTGCCAATGAAACTTCTTTGATCAAGCGTTACTGCAAAAAAGAATGCATTGAAGCATCGACTACAGCACCTCTCCTTTTAACACAAACCGGCGCAAGTGAATGTGAAAAAGTCGGCGTGCCACACTCCTGCCACTTCCTGTTTTATGAGACCTCTCTCACAGACTCCCAAGTCGGCATTATCCTTCTCATTTCATCTCTCTTGATCCTGTGCACAgctcttgtttttattgtcaagATTCTAAACTCCATGATGAAAG GAAAAATGGCGATGATCATTAAGAAGACCATCAATGCTGATATTCCATATGTACCCTGGCTTACTGGATATATTGCTATCCTTGTTGGAGCAGTGATGACATTCCTTGTCCAGTCATCATCAATCTTTACATCAACACTTACGCCCCTTATTG GCATTGGTGTTATCTCTGTTGAAAGATCATACCCCCTTACTCTTGGAAGTAATATTGGAACGACTACAACAGCGCTCTTGGCAGCTATGGCTGGCGAGGGACAGGGACTTGTTTCTGCTATACAG attgccTTGGTGCATCTCTTCTTCAACATCTTCGGCATTTTACTGTTCTACCCCATTCCATTCATGAggttccctatccctctttctaagAAGCTGGGAGACACTACAGCAAAATATCGGTGGTTTGCTATCATGTACCTCGTCGTGATGTTCTTCTTTCTCCCTGGATTcatcttcttgctttctcttg GTGGAAAGTATGCTCTATACTTTGTTGGTCTACCTTTGTTGATCTTATTTGTATTAGTTGTCATCCTCAACGTTATGCAGAGCAAATGCCCGCAAATTCTTCCCAATGTATTGAAGAACTGGAACTGGCTGCCCAAACCACTCCACTCACTCAGCCCGTATGACAAATGCTGCCTGGCTCTTCCCTGCTGTAAATCCTGCAGAGATGCCACAGAGGAAAGTAATGAACTTGAGAAAGTTGAAGTAGAGAAAACTACAGGTATAGAGAACCAAGCCTATGATTCAAATGACACTCGGTTTTAA
- the LOC125039409 gene encoding sodium-dependent phosphate transport protein 2B-like isoform X1, producing the protein MVAFNQDPPPYDGQMDNGHVNTAYNGDAPTKAADKEREVQERSKAKENDPWAIVELVEDSGPKWSDMSTSDKVKRVLLNTAKVCTALGLLYMFICSLDFLSASFRLIAGKTTGDVLNNEYVKNPIVGLMIGILVTVLVQSSSTSTSIIVSMVSAGILNVHEAVPMIMGSNIGTSVTNTIVSLTQVGDRNEFRRAFAGATVHDMFNWLTVFTLLTIEIATGLLETMTTAMVADLGWASGGGEVKLLKYLTEPFTKIVIQLDKEVLNAWGTGQGELANETSLIKRYCKKECIEASTTAPLLLTQTGASECEKVGVPHSCHFLFYETSLTDSQVGIILLISSLLILCTALVFIVKILNSMMKGKMAMIIKKTINADIPYVPWLTGYIAILVGAVMTFLVQSSSIFTSTLTPLIGIGVISVERSYPLTLGSNIGTTTTALLAAMAGEGQGLVSAIQIALVHLFFNIFGILLFYPIPFMRFPIPLSKKLGDTTAKYRWFAIMYLVVMFFFLPGFIFLLSLGGKYALYFVGLPLLILFVLVVILNVMQSKCPQILPNVLKNWNWLPKPLHSLSPYDKCCLALPCCKSCRDATEESNELEKVEVEKTTGIENQAYDSNDTRF; encoded by the exons ATGGATAACGGCCACGTGAACACCGCCTACAATGGCGACGCGCCTACGAAAGCAGCGGACAAGGAGCGGGAGGTCCAGGAGCGCAGCAAGGCGAAGGAAAACGACCCCTGGGCCATCGTCGAGCTCGTGGAGGATTCGGGACCCAAGTGGAGTG ACATGTCAACATCAGACAAGGTGAAGCGGGTTCTTCTAAATACGGCCAAAGTCTGCACGGCCCTCGGTCTCCTGTACATGTTCATCTGCTCCCTTGACTTCCTCAGCGCCTCCTTCAGGCTCATCGCTGGAAAGACGACAG GTGATGTCTTGaataatgaatatgtaaagaACCCGATTGTGGGTCTGATGATTGGAATCCTGGTGACTGTGCTGGTGCAGTCTTCTTCAACCTCAACCTCAATCATAGTGTCTATGGTCTCAGCCGGCA TCTTGAATGTGCATGAGGCTGTACCCATGATCATGGGATCCAACATCGGAACTTCTGTAACGAACACCATCGTCTCTTTAACCCAG GTGGGAGATCGAAATGAATTCCGCAGAGCATTTGCTGGGGCCACTGTCCACGATATGTTCAACTGGCTGACTGTTTTTACACTTCTCACTATTGAAATTGCAACAG GATTGCTAGAAACAATGACAACAGCTATGGTAGCTGACCTGGGATGGgcttcaggaggaggagaagtaaagcTTTTGAAATATCTTACTGAACCATTCACTAAAATTGTTATCCAG CTGGATAAGGAGGTCCTGAATGCTTGGGGCACAGGCCAAGGAGAACTTGCCAATGAAACTTCTTTGATCAAGCGTTACTGCAAAAAAGAATGCATTGAAGCATCGACTACAGCACCTCTCCTTTTAACACAAACCGGCGCAAGTGAATGTGAAAAAGTCGGCGTGCCACACTCCTGCCACTTCCTGTTTTATGAGACCTCTCTCACAGACTCCCAAGTCGGCATTATCCTTCTCATTTCATCTCTCTTGATCCTGTGCACAgctcttgtttttattgtcaagATTCTAAACTCCATGATGAAAG GAAAAATGGCGATGATCATTAAGAAGACCATCAATGCTGATATTCCATATGTACCCTGGCTTACTGGATATATTGCTATCCTTGTTGGAGCAGTGATGACATTCCTTGTCCAGTCATCATCAATCTTTACATCAACACTTACGCCCCTTATTG GCATTGGTGTTATCTCTGTTGAAAGATCATACCCCCTTACTCTTGGAAGTAATATTGGAACGACTACAACAGCGCTCTTGGCAGCTATGGCTGGCGAGGGACAGGGACTTGTTTCTGCTATACAG attgccTTGGTGCATCTCTTCTTCAACATCTTCGGCATTTTACTGTTCTACCCCATTCCATTCATGAggttccctatccctctttctaagAAGCTGGGAGACACTACAGCAAAATATCGGTGGTTTGCTATCATGTACCTCGTCGTGATGTTCTTCTTTCTCCCTGGATTcatcttcttgctttctcttg GTGGAAAGTATGCTCTATACTTTGTTGGTCTACCTTTGTTGATCTTATTTGTATTAGTTGTCATCCTCAACGTTATGCAGAGCAAATGCCCGCAAATTCTTCCCAATGTATTGAAGAACTGGAACTGGCTGCCCAAACCACTCCACTCACTCAGCCCGTATGACAAATGCTGCCTGGCTCTTCCCTGCTGTAAATCCTGCAGAGATGCCACAGAGGAAAGTAATGAACTTGAGAAAGTTGAAGTAGAGAAAACTACAGGTATAGAGAACCAAGCCTATGATTCAAATGACACTCGGTTTTAA